The Solea senegalensis isolate Sse05_10M linkage group LG9, IFAPA_SoseM_1, whole genome shotgun sequence genome has a segment encoding these proteins:
- the mc2r gene encoding adrenocorticotropic hormone receptor yields MMNTTSVAHSDCPEVKIPASLFTTIGLISLAENFLVVLAVIRNRNLHSPMYCFICSLAAFNTIASVTKTCETIMIAIADGGTLEKKGSSETKLDDIIDSLLCMSFVGSISSFLAIAVDRYITIFHALRYHNIMTMRRTRAILAVIWTTCGVSAVLMVRFFDSKFIMICFVIFFVLSLAIICFLYAFMFMLARIHARKIAALPTTAGWKCRWRGRSMRGALTLTILVGTFMVCWAPFFLHLIIIMVCPTNPYCECYRSLFQLHMVLMMCHALIDPAIYAFRSAELRQTFRRMLLCSNWMQCS; encoded by the exons ATGATGAACACGACCTCAGTGGCCCACTCTGACTGCCCCGAAGTCAAAATCCCTGCCAGTCTCTTCACCACCATCGGATTAATCAGCCTGGCTGAGAACTTCCTGGTGGTCTTGGCTGTCATACGGAACCGAAACCTTCACTCTCCCATGTACTGCTTCATCTGCAGTCTGGCAGCCTTCAACACCATTGCCAGCGTCACCAAAACCTGCGAGACTATCATGATTGCAATTGCCGACGGGGGCACGCTGGAGAAGAAGGGTTCCTCTGAGACCAAGCTGGACGACATCATAGACTCCCTGCTGTGCATGTCCTTTGTTGGCTCCATCTCCAGTTTCCTGGCCATTGCTGTGGACCG TTACATCACCATCTTCCACGCACTGCGGTATCACAACATCATGACAATGAGGCGCACCAGGGCCATCTTGGCTGTCATCTGGACAACATGCGGGGTGTCAGCTGTGCTCATGGTGAGGTTCTTTGATTCCAAGTTCATCATGATCTGCTTTGTCATCTTCTTCGTCCTCTCCTTGGCGATCATCTGCTTTCTCTACGCCTTCATGTTCATGCTGGCTCGCATCCACGCTCGCAAGATCGCAGCTTTGCCCACAACTGCCGGGTGGAAGTGTCGTTGGCGGGGGCGCAGCATGAGAGGGGCTCTGACTCTCACCATCCTGGTTGGGACGTTCATGGTGTGTTGGGCTCCGTTTTTCCtccacctcatcatcatcatggtgtGCCCCACAAACCCATACTGTGAGTGTTACCGATCGCTGTTCCAGCTGCACATGGTGCTGATGATGTGCCACGCCCTGATCGACCCAGCCATCTACGCCTTCCGCAGTGCAGAGCTCAGACAAACTTTCAGGAGGATGCTGCTCTGTTCAAACTGGATGCAGTGCTCATAG
- the LOC122774836 gene encoding THAP domain-containing protein 6-like: protein MPNSCSACGCTNRCNIQARSQGITFHKFPKDDVLRKLWEVALRREGFNASQSSRLCSEHFRQEDFDRTGQTVRIREGAVPSVFPNFPAHLQRPVETRTTLTSKKAQESTSINSSKPETEPLSVPYVPNVDHFYALPTSASDLTARLNQALTRIESLERETRNAKDRERRAKNTLHGLVEYLRQKNLLNEELKDWLDLYSGKVKRKKT from the exons ATGCCTAACTCTTGTTCTGCTTGTGGCTGCACTAATCGCTGCAATATTCAAGCAAGATCCCAGGGAATTACTTTTCACAA GTTTCCCAAGGATGATGTGTTGAGGAAGCTTTGGGAAGTAGCCCTCAGAAGGGAAGGTTTCAATGCAAGTCAGTCATCCAGACTCTGCAGTGAACACTTCAGACAGGAGGACTTTGACAGGACAGGTCAAACTGTCAGGATCAGAGAAGGAGCTGTTCCATCTGTCTTTCCAAATTTCCCAGCTCATCTCCAAAGG cCAGTGGAAACCAGGACGACACTGACCTCAAAGAAGGCTCAGGAGAGCACATCCATTAACTCCTCAAAACCAGAGACGGAGCCTCTGTCTGTGCCTTATGTGCCCAATGTT GACCACTTCTACGCACTGCCTACATCTGCCTCTGATCTGACAGCCAGACTCAATCAAGCCTTGACTCGGATAGAGAGTCTGGAAAGAGAGACGAGGAATGCAAAGGATCGGGAGCGGAGAGCAAAGAACACGTTGCATGGTCTCGTGGAGTATCTGAGGCAGAAGAACCTCTTAAATGAGGAGCTAAAAGACTGGCTGGATTTATACTCGGgtaaagtgaaaagaaaaaagacatga
- the LOC122774835 gene encoding palmitoyltransferase ZDHHC3-A-like isoform X1 — protein sequence MKSPVHRCRDVEHGRGQTGNGAGGSFLQAEQRIPIPKDVITSSSASAMWFIRDACGIVCAIITWLLVLYAEFVVLFVMLLPSKSLTYSIVNGTLFNTLAFLALASHLRAMCTDPGAVPKGNATKEYIESLQLKPGQVVYKCPKCCSIKPDRAHHCSVCKRCIRKMDHHCPWVNNCVGENNQKYFVLFTMYIALISLHSLTMVVFHFLNCFEDDWTKCSTFSPPATVILLILLCFEGLLFLIFTSVMFGTQVHSICTDETGIERLKGETGKWVKVPCWEAMQVAFGGPFSLSWCSPFAGLSCKKNTAEHVTVPQGEIIEEDVIEIPLN from the exons ATGAAGAGCCCGGTGCACAGATGCAGGGACGTAGAACATGGCCGTGGGCAGACCGGGAATGGGGCAGGAGGCAGCTTCCTACAGGCTGAGCAGCGCATCCCTATCCCCAAAGATGTTATCACTTCTTCCTCCGCCTCTGCCATGTGGTTCATCAGGGACGCCTGTGGCATTGTGTGCGCCATCATTACTTGGCTGCTTGTGTTGTATGCCGAGTTTGTGGTGCTGTTTGTAATGCTGCTGCCCTCCAAAAGTCTGACATACAGCATTGTGAATGGGACCCTGTTCAACACTCTGGCCTTCCTTGCCCTCGCCTCACACCTCAGGGCCATGTGCACTGACCCT GGTGCAGTACCAAAGGGGAATGCTACTAAGGAATACATAGAAAGCCTCCAGCTAAAACCAGGGCAGGTGGTCTACAAATGTCCCAAGTGCTGCAGCATCAAGCCAGACCGGGCACATCACTGCAG tgttTGCAAACGCTGCATAAGAAAGATGGACCACCATTGCCCCTGGGTCAATAACTGTGTTGGAGAGAACAACCAAAagtattttgttcttttcaca ATGTACATTGCACTAATTTCTCTCCACTCTCTGACCATGGTGGTCTTCCATTTCCTCAACTGCTTTGAAGACGATTGGACAA AATGCAGCACCTTCTCTCCCCCAGCCACAGTCATCCTCCTCATACTCCTGTGCTTTGAgggcctcctcttcctcatcttcaccTCTGTGATGTTTGGCACCCAAGTCCACTCCATCTGTACCGACGAAACA GGCATAGAGCGTCTGAAGGGTGAGACAGGGAAGTGGGTGAAGGTGCCGTGTTGGGAGGCCATGCAGGTGGCATTTGGAGGCCCGTTCTCTCTGTCCTGGTGCAGCCCCTTCGCAGGGCTGAGCTGCAAGAAGAACACTGCAGAGCACGTCACTGTTCCGCAGGGGGAGATCATTGAGGAGGACGTCATCGAGATACCACTCAACTAG
- the LOC122774835 gene encoding palmitoyltransferase ZDHHC3-like isoform X2, giving the protein MKSPVHRCRDVEHGRGQTGNGAGGSFLQAEQRIPIPKDVITSSSASAMWFIRDACGIVCAIITWLLVLYAEFVVLFVMLLPSKSLTYSIVNGTLFNTLAFLALASHLRAMCTDPGAVPKGNATKEYIESLQLKPGQVVYKCPKCCSIKPDRAHHCSVCKRCIRKMDHHCPWVNNCVGENNQKYFVLFTMYIALISLHSLTMVVFHFLNCFEDDWTKCSTFSPPATVILLILLCFEGLLFLIFTSVMFGTQVHSICTDETGIEQLKKEERRWAKKTKWMNMRAVFGHPFSLLWFSPFSTPDHGKAETYQYVV; this is encoded by the exons ATGAAGAGCCCGGTGCACAGATGCAGGGACGTAGAACATGGCCGTGGGCAGACCGGGAATGGGGCAGGAGGCAGCTTCCTACAGGCTGAGCAGCGCATCCCTATCCCCAAAGATGTTATCACTTCTTCCTCCGCCTCTGCCATGTGGTTCATCAGGGACGCCTGTGGCATTGTGTGCGCCATCATTACTTGGCTGCTTGTGTTGTATGCCGAGTTTGTGGTGCTGTTTGTAATGCTGCTGCCCTCCAAAAGTCTGACATACAGCATTGTGAATGGGACCCTGTTCAACACTCTGGCCTTCCTTGCCCTCGCCTCACACCTCAGGGCCATGTGCACTGACCCT GGTGCAGTACCAAAGGGGAATGCTACTAAGGAATACATAGAAAGCCTCCAGCTAAAACCAGGGCAGGTGGTCTACAAATGTCCCAAGTGCTGCAGCATCAAGCCAGACCGGGCACATCACTGCAG tgttTGCAAACGCTGCATAAGAAAGATGGACCACCATTGCCCCTGGGTCAATAACTGTGTTGGAGAGAACAACCAAAagtattttgttcttttcaca ATGTACATTGCACTAATTTCTCTCCACTCTCTGACCATGGTGGTCTTCCATTTCCTCAACTGCTTTGAAGACGATTGGACAA AATGCAGCACCTTCTCTCCCCCAGCCACAGTCATCCTCCTCATACTCCTGTGCTTTGAgggcctcctcttcctcatcttcaccTCTGTGATGTTTGGCACCCAAGTCCACTCCATCTGTACCGACGAAACA GGTATAGAGCAGTTGAAAAAGGAAGAGAGAAGATGGgctaaaaaaactaaatggaTGAACATGAGGGCGGTGTTCGGGCACCCTTTCTCCTTGTTGTGGTTTAGTCCCTTCTCCACCCCTGACCATGGGAAGGCTGAGACATACCAGTATGTGGTGTGA